GAAAACTCAATGTAGTGACATATATTCCTGAAGACATAGTACTGATAACAGGTTCTCCTTCTGTCAGAAGGAATTTTTTTGATGGTGAAATAGCCCAGACTAGCAGTGAATATTTTCAAGAATTGAAAAATTTTAATAAGATCTTGAAAATAAGAAATAAATATCTTAAAGAAAAAAAACATAAAGAACCTGAATTTGCCATATATCAGGATGAGTTTATAAAATATGGAGCTAGAGTAATAGAAAAAAGAATGGAATATGTAAAAAAAATATCCATTATACTTAATCTTAATTATAGAAAACTTTTTGATGACAAAAAAGAATTGAGTATTCAATACCAGTGTCATCTTGGGAATACTAAAAAGATGAATCTGAAAGAAATAGAAGATACTCTCAGAAAAAGAACAGAGGAAAGATTAGCACAAGAATTAAGATATGGATTTTCGCTTTCAGGGCCACAAAAAGATGATTTTTTATTTTTTCTAAATTCTTATGAAGCTAAGTCAACAGCTTCACAGGGAGAGAAAAAATCAATTATTTTTTCTCTAAAACTTTCAGAGATAGATATGGTACTGAGAGAGAAAAAAGAGAGTCCAATACTTATAATTGATGATATATCTTCATATTTTGATTCTAATAGAAAAGATAGTATATTAAATTATCTGGAAAAGAGAAATATACAGGTATTTATAAGTTCTACAGGTGGACTTGGAATAAATACAGAAGATTTCTATGTAGAAAAAGGTGAGATCAGCTATGATAGAGATAGAAAACATAGGGAGAATGATAGAAAGGACAATTGAAAAGAGCAGAAGATTAAAAGAAGGAATTCTCAAAGCTCAATGGAAAAAGATAGCAGGAAAACTTTCTGAAAAAAGTCAGGTCCTTTATATAAGAGAGGATATACTTTATGTTGTTGTAGAAAATTCATCAGTACTTCATTTTATGGAGCTGAATAAAAAAAAATATATAAATAAAGTTAATGAAATATTAAATGGAAATATAATAAATAATATATTGTTTCGTATCTCTAAAATAAATGAAAATGAGATATATGATGATATGTATATAGATAATAATAATTTATCTGAAGAGGAAATTTTAGAGGATAGATGTTCAAATATAGATTTTAATGAAATGGACATATTTCAAAAAATAGAACATTTAAAGAAATCTGCTGAGAAAAAAGAACAAAGATTGATAAATGTGGGATATAGAAAGTGTCCAAAGTGTGGAACATATTTTAAAGGGAACGAAGATATGTGTAAAATATGTCGAGATAAAAAAAATAGAGGTTGAAATATGTATATTTATTTAGAGAATGAACTTGTAATACCAACAGAGAATATTATAATTATTATTGACTATATACATTTGAAAAATACCTGTAACAATGATTTTTATAACAATGAAATAAAAAATAAAAAATTAATAAATTTAGCTCTAGAAGAGGAGAAAAGTGTAGTAATAACTGATAGTGAAATATATATTACATCATATGCATTATCAACTCTAATGAGCAGAGGAAATGAGTATCTTAGAATAAGCGGAGGTAGTAATAGTAATGAGTAATAATTATCAAGCGGAAAATATTACAGTCCTTGAAGGACTGGAGGCTGTAAGAAAAAGGCCTGGAATGTATATAGGTACCACTTCTGAAAGAGGACTTCATCACTTGGTATGGGAAATTGTAGACAATGCTGTAGATGAGGCTCTTGCAGGATATTGTGATAAAATTATAGTAAATATACTTCCAGACAATATTATAGAAGTAATTGATAATGGAAGAGGGATACCAGTAGGGATTCATCCTAAATATAATAAATCAGCCCTTGAGATAGTACTTACTGTACTCCATGCAGGAGGAAAGTTTGAGAATGATAACTACAAAGTATCTGGAGGACTTCATGGAGTAGGGGTATCAGTAGTAAATGCTCTTTCACTATGGACAGATGTCACTGTAAAAACTGATGGAAAAATCTGGTATCAAAAATATAACAGAGGGATACCAGAAGAAGATGTAAAAGAAATTGGGGTAACAACAGATCATGGGACAGCAGTAAGATTTAAGGCTGATCATGAAATATTTGAAACTCTTATTTATGATTATAATACTTTAAAAAATAGATTAAAAGAGCTGGCTTACTTGAATAAGGGATTGGAAATACACCTTAGTGACAGCAGAAAAGAACCATATAAAAAAGAGGAATTTAAATTTGAGGGAGGTATAGTAGATTTTCTTAAGGAAATAACAGAGGATACCGAAAAACTTATACCAGAACCAATATATATGTCAGGAGAAGTAGATAATGTAACTGTAGACATTGCTTTTCTTTATACTGTAAATCAAGCAGAAGTTATATATTCTTTTGTTAATAATATTAATACTCATGAGGGAGGAACTCATGTAAGTGGATTCAGAACTGCTTTGACAAGAGTAATAAATGATGTAGGAAAAGCTCAAGGATATTTGAAAGAAAAAGATGGAAAATTACAAGGAAATGATATTAGAGAAGGAGTTACAGCAATTGTTTCAGTAAAAGTTCCTCAACCTCAGTTTGAAGGACAGACTAAAACGAAACTTGGAAACTCTGAAGTTACAGGTATAGTATCAACCTTAGTTGGAACTAATTTAAAAATAGTGTTAGAAGATAATCCTAATGATACAAAAATAATAATAGAAAAAATATTAAATTCTAAAAAGGCTAGAGAAGCAGCTCAAAAAGCTAGAGAACTTGTACTTAGAAAATCAGTTTTAGAAGTTGGTTCCCTTCCTGGTAAACTTGCTGACTGTTCATCTAAAAATCCAGATGAATGTGAAATATATATAGTTGAGGGAGATTCAGCAGGCGGGTCAGCAAAACAAGGAAGAGACAGATCACATCAAGCTATACTTCCATTGAGAGGTAAAATATTGAATGTGGAAAAGGCGGGACTTCATAAATCTCTTGAAAACAATGAAGTAAGAGCTATGATAACAGCCTTTGGTACAAGTATCGGAGATAGTTTTAATATAGAAAAATTAAGATATGGAAAGATAATTCTTATGACAGATGCTGATGTAGATGGTGCTCATATTAGAACTCTGCTTCTTACTTTTATATATAGATTTATGGTAGATCTTATTTATAATGGAAATGTGTATATTGCACAGCCACCTCTATATAAAATAACTACTGGTAAGCAGATAAGATATGCTTATACTGACAGAGAGCTTAAAGAAATAACTGATGTTTTTGAAGGAGATGACAGAAAATATACTCTTCAAAGATATAAAGGACTGGGAGAAATGAATCCTGAACAGCTTTGGGATACAACTATGAACCCTGATACAAGAACACTTCTACAGGTAACTATAGATGATGCAAGAGCAGCAGATATGCTGTTTGATAAGTTAATGGGAGATAAAGTAGATCCTAGAAGAGAATTTATAGAAGAGAATGCAGTATATGTAAAAAATCTTGATATCTAATAATATGTATACAAATAATAATAAAACATTAATTATTTAATTTTTTTTAGAATTAAAGATGAAATATGCATAAAATGCTCGAGAAGCTGAGAAATTTTAGGAGGATTAATAAATGTCAAATGTTAATAACAGATATATAGAAGACGAGATGAAAGAATCATATCTCGACTATTCCATGAGTGTAATTGTCAGTAGAGCACTTCCAGATGTAAGAGATGGAATGAAGCCAGTTCACAGGAGAATACTTTTTGCTATGAGTGAACTTGGAATGACTTATGATAAAGCATATAAAAAATCTGCCAGAATTGTTGGAGAAGTTCTAGGTAAATATCATCCCCATGGAGACTCAGCAGTATATGGAACAATGGTAAGAATGGCTCAGGATTTCAACTACAGATACTTACTTGTAGATGGTCATGGAAACTTTGGATCAATAGATGGGGATTCAGCAGCTGCTATGAGATATACAGAAGCAAGAATGGCAAAAATAAGTAATGAGCTTATAGATGATATAGATAAGAACACTATTGACTTTAGAAAGAACTTTGATGATTCATTGGATGAACCAACAGTTCTCCCAGCAAAACTGCCTAATTTACTTTTAAATGGAGCAACAGGAATAGCAGTAGGGATGGCTACAAATATTCCTCCTCACAATCTTGGAGAACTTGTAGATGGAATACTTGCTCTTATAGAAAATCCAGAACTTACTCCTTTGGAGCTTATGGAATATGTAAAAGGGCCAGACTTTCCTACTGGAGGAATAATTGATGGTCAAAAAGGTATCAGAGATGCCTATATGACTGGAAGAGGTAAAGTAAGAGTAAGAGGTAAAGTAGAAATAGAGGAGCATAAAAGTGGAAAGGCTTCTATTATTATAAAGGAAATTCCATATCAACTAAATAAGGCTACTCTCATTGAAAGAATAGCTGACCTTGTAAAAGATAAAAGAGTAACTGGAATAACAGATTTGAGAGATGAATCTGATAGACATGGTATAAGAGTAGTTATAGAGATTAAAAAAGGTGAAGAACCAGAACTTATATTAAATAAATTATATAAATATACAGAACTTCAAAATACATTTGGTATAATAATGCTGGCTCTTGTAAATAATGCACCAAGAGTGCTCAATCTTAAAGAAATACTTCATGAATATTTAAAACACAGATTTGAAGTAGTAACCAGAAGAACTAAATTTGATTTGGACAAGGCTGAAAAAAGAGCCCACATATTACAAGGTTACAAAATTGCTCTCGATAATATTGACAGAATAATTGAAATTATCAGAGGATCATCAGATGGAAATCAAGCCAGAGAGCTTCTGATAGAAAAATATGCTTTCTCTGATGTTCAAGCCAGAGCTATATTGGATATGAAATTACAAAGGCTTACAGGTTTAGAAAGAGGAAAAATTGATGCTGAACATGCTGAAATAGAAAAACATATAGCAGAATTGAGAGAAATACTTTCTGATGAGTCTAAGATATATGAAATAATCAAAGGGGAACTTCTTTATCTAAAAGAAAAATACAATGATAATAGAAGAACTCTCATTGAAAATGAGAGAATGGAAATACTTCCAGAAGATCTTATAAAGGATGAAAATGTAATACTTACTCTTACAAATAGAGGTTATGTAAAGAGAATGGAGGTAAGTAAGTATAAAGCTCAAAAAAGAGGTGGAAAAGGAGTAGCAAGCCAAAACACTATAGAAGATGATTTTGTTGAAAGTATAGAATCTGCTTCTAATTTAGATACTCTGATGATATTTACAAATCAAGGAAGAGTATTTAATATAAAAGTTTATGAAATTCCAGAGACTTCTAAGCAATCAAGAGGAAAGCTTATGAGTAACATCATCAGAACAAGAGAAGATGAGAAAATAAGAGCAGTCATTAAAACAAGGGATTTTTCTAAGGATAATGAAGTAGTATTTGTTACTAAAGAAGGACTTATTAAAAAGACTAATCTAAATGAATTTAAAAATATTAATAATTCTGGATTAAAAGCTATCAAATTAAAGGAAGATGATGATATAATATATGTAGGACTCATAGAGAAGATCGATCAGGAGCAGGTATTCATTGCAACAAAACAAGGATATTCTATCAGATTCAACAGTGATAATGTAAGACCTACTGGAAGAGATACTATGGGAGTTAAATCTATAACTTTAAGACCTGGAGATTCAATTGTATCAGCACTTCTGATTAAAGATGAAAATGGAAGTATTCTTACAGTAACAGAAAATGGATATGGTAAGAGAACAAGAATAGATGAATATCCATTACAGGCTAGATCAGGTAAGGGAGTAATAAATATAAGATGTAATGCTAAAACTGGAGCAGTTGTATCAGTACTTCCTGTAACTGAAGGAGAAGAATTAATGGCTATAACATCTTCTGGTATTGTTATCAGAATGCCTCTTGATACTATTGCACTTTATGGAAGAGCTACTCAGGGAGTAATCATAATGAAAGTTGATGGAGCTGAAAAAGTTGTATCAATAACTAGAGTACAGTCTGAAGAGGAAGAGGAAGAAACATCAGAATCTAATTCTGTAGAAACAGAAGATAACATAGAAGAAGCAGAAATAGTGGAATCAAAGGAAAAATAATATTTTAAAAATGGGGTGGTATATATGAGGAGAGCTTTACTATTATTTGGAAATGAAATGGAAAGAGATAATCTTATTGAAAGTGCAGTTTATTTACAAAACAGTTTAGGCTTTAAAATCATGCCTCTTTACATTAAGGATATGTCTAGAGACAAAATAATAGCTGCTTCTACAGATGGAATGATGATGAGTGGAAGATCACCTTTTATTATGCAAGGTTGGGCTGATATGGAGAAACAGGAGATAGAGGATATTGAAAAAATTCTTAAAGCAAAAGAAATTAAAAGTGAGCTTGAAGTAGATATTGGACTTGTTCCTGAAATAGTAACTGACAGAATGAAAAGCTGTGATACTCTTCTTATTGGAAAAAATGAAGCTATTACTGAAAGAATAGTAAGTATTTTAAAAGGAAATTATAAATCTATAATTTTTATAGGAGAAAAGCCTTTAAAAGGAATGGATAAAGTAATTGTTGCCAATGATGATGGAGTAAAAGTTAATAGAAGCTGTTATCAGTTTACTAGTCTTTTTCCAGAAGTTAAAGAATTTACTTCATTTATTATCAATAAAGAAATTGAAGAAAATCATTTGATAGAATATCTTGAAGGAAAAGGGAAGAGTGTAAAGCATGAAGTGCTCAATATAACAGATTATGATGATGT
This genomic stretch from Fusobacterium sp. harbors:
- the recF gene encoding DNA replication/repair protein RecF (All proteins in this family for which functions are known are DNA-binding proteins that assist the filamentation of RecA onto DNA for the initiation of recombination or recombinational repair.); amino-acid sequence: MEILEINYVNFRNLQDGNVKFFPKINLFYGKNGQGKTSLLEALYFNSTGKSFRTTKSSEMMKYGHKRTGVYIVYKDNIGEKTLTVKFNNEDKKEYSYNGKRVQYDEFYGKLNVVTYIPEDIVLITGSPSVRRNFFDGEIAQTSSEYFQELKNFNKILKIRNKYLKEKKHKEPEFAIYQDEFIKYGARVIEKRMEYVKKISIILNLNYRKLFDDKKELSIQYQCHLGNTKKMNLKEIEDTLRKRTEERLAQELRYGFSLSGPQKDDFLFFLNSYEAKSTASQGEKKSIIFSLKLSEIDMVLREKKESPILIIDDISSYFDSNRKDSILNYLEKRNIQVFISSTGGLGINTEDFYVEKGEISYDRDRKHRENDRKDN
- a CDS encoding DciA family protein → MIEIENIGRMIERTIEKSRRLKEGILKAQWKKIAGKLSEKSQVLYIREDILYVVVENSSVLHFMELNKKKYINKVNEILNGNIINNILFRISKINENEIYDDMYIDNNNLSEEEILEDRCSNIDFNEMDIFQKIEHLKKSAEKKEQRLINVGYRKCPKCGTYFKGNEDMCKICRDKKNRG
- the remB gene encoding extracellular matrix regulator RemB; its protein translation is MYIYLENELVIPTENIIIIIDYIHLKNTCNNDFYNNEIKNKKLINLALEEEKSVVITDSEIYITSYALSTLMSRGNEYLRISGGSNSNE
- the gyrB gene encoding DNA topoisomerase (ATP-hydrolyzing) subunit B encodes the protein MSNNYQAENITVLEGLEAVRKRPGMYIGTTSERGLHHLVWEIVDNAVDEALAGYCDKIIVNILPDNIIEVIDNGRGIPVGIHPKYNKSALEIVLTVLHAGGKFENDNYKVSGGLHGVGVSVVNALSLWTDVTVKTDGKIWYQKYNRGIPEEDVKEIGVTTDHGTAVRFKADHEIFETLIYDYNTLKNRLKELAYLNKGLEIHLSDSRKEPYKKEEFKFEGGIVDFLKEITEDTEKLIPEPIYMSGEVDNVTVDIAFLYTVNQAEVIYSFVNNINTHEGGTHVSGFRTALTRVINDVGKAQGYLKEKDGKLQGNDIREGVTAIVSVKVPQPQFEGQTKTKLGNSEVTGIVSTLVGTNLKIVLEDNPNDTKIIIEKILNSKKAREAAQKARELVLRKSVLEVGSLPGKLADCSSKNPDECEIYIVEGDSAGGSAKQGRDRSHQAILPLRGKILNVEKAGLHKSLENNEVRAMITAFGTSIGDSFNIEKLRYGKIILMTDADVDGAHIRTLLLTFIYRFMVDLIYNGNVYIAQPPLYKITTGKQIRYAYTDRELKEITDVFEGDDRKYTLQRYKGLGEMNPEQLWDTTMNPDTRTLLQVTIDDARAADMLFDKLMGDKVDPRREFIEENAVYVKNLDI
- the gyrA gene encoding DNA gyrase subunit A yields the protein MSNVNNRYIEDEMKESYLDYSMSVIVSRALPDVRDGMKPVHRRILFAMSELGMTYDKAYKKSARIVGEVLGKYHPHGDSAVYGTMVRMAQDFNYRYLLVDGHGNFGSIDGDSAAAMRYTEARMAKISNELIDDIDKNTIDFRKNFDDSLDEPTVLPAKLPNLLLNGATGIAVGMATNIPPHNLGELVDGILALIENPELTPLELMEYVKGPDFPTGGIIDGQKGIRDAYMTGRGKVRVRGKVEIEEHKSGKASIIIKEIPYQLNKATLIERIADLVKDKRVTGITDLRDESDRHGIRVVIEIKKGEEPELILNKLYKYTELQNTFGIIMLALVNNAPRVLNLKEILHEYLKHRFEVVTRRTKFDLDKAEKRAHILQGYKIALDNIDRIIEIIRGSSDGNQARELLIEKYAFSDVQARAILDMKLQRLTGLERGKIDAEHAEIEKHIAELREILSDESKIYEIIKGELLYLKEKYNDNRRTLIENERMEILPEDLIKDENVILTLTNRGYVKRMEVSKYKAQKRGGKGVASQNTIEDDFVESIESASNLDTLMIFTNQGRVFNIKVYEIPETSKQSRGKLMSNIIRTREDEKIRAVIKTRDFSKDNEVVFVTKEGLIKKTNLNEFKNINNSGLKAIKLKEDDDIIYVGLIEKIDQEQVFIATKQGYSIRFNSDNVRPTGRDTMGVKSITLRPGDSIVSALLIKDENGSILTVTENGYGKRTRIDEYPLQARSGKGVINIRCNAKTGAVVSVLPVTEGEELMAITSSGIVIRMPLDTIALYGRATQGVIIMKVDGAEKVVSITRVQSEEEEEETSESNSVETEDNIEEAEIVESKEK